In one Brevibacillus composti genomic region, the following are encoded:
- a CDS encoding YfcC family protein, translated as MAQLELKPKSSTSKLLEINVFVLLFAVLAISVILTYVIPAGEYARVDVNGRSVVDAQSFQFTESSPVKPLGLVNSVHTGMEEASGIIFFVLIIGGTFGILTATGAIEALIVTLSKKLQNQEKWLIPIMMFFFAMGGSLMGMAEETIPYIAIMIPLAIALGFDAITGAAIVLVGASVGFTSAVMNPFTIGVAQGLAELPTFSGAAYRIGIFVVMYIASVAFVYRYAMKVKRDRGYGFFGNFEGKNATEMFSGDAVLTTRHKVILSFFALNFCVLAYGVIKYGWYITEIAGLFLLLGIIIGIAGKLPANTVVDSFIKGAAGVLAGALVIGVARAIVVVLNDGHILDTILYYAAALINEIPPALTAFGMLVLQTIISFIVPSGSGMAALTMPIMTPLADLVGVTRQTAVLAYQFGDGISNIFVPTSGYFMAGLAIAGIPWVRWMKWILPLLAIHYAIATAAVIIAQLIGYGPF; from the coding sequence ATGGCGCAACTTGAATTGAAACCAAAATCATCCACATCCAAATTGCTGGAAATCAACGTGTTTGTCCTGCTTTTTGCTGTACTGGCAATCTCCGTCATCCTCACGTACGTCATTCCCGCCGGGGAATACGCCCGGGTGGATGTAAACGGCAGAAGTGTCGTCGACGCGCAATCATTCCAATTTACCGAATCATCGCCCGTGAAGCCGCTTGGTCTGGTCAACAGTGTCCACACCGGCATGGAGGAAGCGTCGGGCATCATCTTTTTCGTTCTGATCATCGGCGGGACGTTCGGTATCTTGACAGCGACCGGGGCCATTGAGGCTCTAATTGTCACACTATCCAAAAAATTGCAAAATCAGGAAAAGTGGCTGATCCCGATTATGATGTTCTTCTTTGCCATGGGAGGTTCGCTGATGGGGATGGCGGAGGAGACGATTCCGTATATCGCCATTATGATCCCGCTGGCGATCGCCTTAGGCTTTGACGCGATCACCGGAGCCGCCATTGTTTTGGTCGGCGCCTCTGTCGGATTCACTTCGGCGGTGATGAATCCGTTTACAATCGGCGTTGCCCAGGGACTTGCCGAGCTGCCTACGTTCTCCGGGGCCGCTTACCGCATCGGGATTTTTGTGGTGATGTACATTGCTTCTGTGGCTTTTGTCTATCGCTACGCCATGAAGGTGAAGCGAGACCGCGGCTATGGTTTTTTCGGCAACTTCGAAGGCAAAAATGCCACAGAGATGTTCAGCGGCGACGCCGTGCTCACCACTCGTCACAAGGTGATTCTCAGCTTCTTTGCCCTCAACTTTTGTGTGCTTGCCTATGGCGTCATCAAATACGGCTGGTATATCACTGAAATTGCCGGACTTTTCCTTCTTTTGGGAATTATTATCGGGATCGCCGGAAAGCTGCCCGCAAACACCGTTGTCGATTCCTTTATAAAGGGTGCAGCCGGGGTACTGGCCGGAGCGCTGGTGATCGGGGTAGCCCGCGCGATCGTGGTCGTGCTGAACGACGGACATATTCTCGATACGATCCTCTACTATGCAGCAGCTCTGATCAATGAGATTCCGCCTGCTTTGACTGCGTTTGGCATGCTCGTGCTGCAAACGATCATCAGCTTCATCGTCCCGTCCGGAAGCGGCATGGCCGCCCTGACGATGCCGATCATGACGCCGCTCGCCGATCTGGTTGGCGTCACGCGGCAAACCGCCGTCCTCGCCTATCAATTCGGCGACGGCATTTCCAATATTTTTGTCCCGACCTCCGGGTACTTCATGGCGGGGCTGGCCATCGCCGGCATCCCTTGGGTGCGCTGGATGAAATGGATTCTGCCGCTGCTGGCGATCCACTACGCGATTGCCACCGCCGCAGTAATCATCGCGCAATTGATTGGCTACGGACCTTTTTGA
- a CDS encoding M20 metallopeptidase family protein has translation MTTALCTPSLAEWAIQHRRYLHQHPELSGEEFETAAYIRKCLEELGIEILDYPAPNVVGFLKGTEGKKTIALRADIDALPIVEDGDKPGYISKRPGVAHVCGHDGHTAILLAAAKWMAENRQEVKSNVLFLFQSSEEMLPSGAEKLVAQGAIDQADAVFGLHLWQPFEKGKIGITYGAMMASADDYRIVIEGKGGHGSMPHETVDPIYIASHIIGALQGIVGRRMNAIEPVVISVGKIEAGTTYNIIPSQAFMSGTFRTHSESTRQALAAEMKSTVEGICAAFGAKGTLEVDWGTPALVNDKEMSQFVERVVTENIGSDLLVHVDPVMGGEDFSYYLQKKPGAYVFIGMNSEKSAYPHHHPRFDIDEEAIPTAVNLFIQLVREFA, from the coding sequence ATGACGACTGCCTTGTGCACGCCTTCGCTTGCGGAATGGGCGATTCAACACCGCCGTTATTTGCATCAACATCCAGAATTGTCTGGAGAAGAGTTTGAGACGGCGGCTTACATCCGAAAATGTCTGGAAGAACTGGGCATCGAGATTCTCGATTATCCGGCGCCGAACGTCGTCGGATTTTTGAAAGGGACTGAAGGGAAGAAAACCATTGCCCTTCGCGCCGATATTGATGCGCTGCCGATCGTGGAGGACGGCGACAAGCCGGGCTATATTTCCAAGCGTCCGGGAGTCGCTCATGTGTGCGGCCATGACGGTCATACCGCGATCCTGCTCGCGGCGGCCAAATGGATGGCGGAAAACAGGCAGGAAGTGAAATCGAACGTCCTGTTCCTGTTCCAATCCTCCGAGGAAATGCTGCCCAGCGGGGCGGAAAAACTGGTCGCCCAGGGAGCGATCGACCAGGCGGACGCGGTGTTTGGCCTGCATCTCTGGCAGCCGTTCGAAAAAGGAAAGATCGGGATTACCTACGGGGCGATGATGGCTTCGGCGGATGACTACCGCATCGTCATCGAAGGAAAAGGCGGCCACGGCTCCATGCCGCATGAGACGGTCGATCCGATCTACATCGCCAGCCATATCATCGGCGCTCTGCAGGGGATTGTCGGCCGCCGGATGAATGCGATCGAGCCGGTCGTCATCTCCGTCGGCAAGATCGAGGCGGGGACTACCTACAACATCATCCCGAGCCAGGCGTTTATGTCCGGGACGTTCCGCACGCATTCGGAGTCGACCCGCCAAGCGCTGGCGGCTGAAATGAAGAGCACGGTCGAAGGCATCTGTGCCGCTTTTGGCGCCAAAGGCACCTTGGAAGTGGACTGGGGGACGCCTGCGCTGGTGAACGACAAAGAGATGAGCCAGTTCGTGGAGCGCGTAGTTACCGAAAATATCGGAAGCGATCTGCTGGTTCATGTAGACCCGGTCATGGGCGGCGAAGACTTCTCTTACTACCTGCAAAAGAAGCCGGGGGCTTATGTCTTCATCGGCATGAACAGCGAAAAGAGCGCGTATCCCCATCACCATCCGCGCTTCGATATCGACGAAGAGGCGATTCCGACCGCGGTCAATCTGTTTATCCAGCTCGTCCGCGAGTTTGCCTAA
- a CDS encoding threonine ammonia-lyase, with protein sequence MLSVSFLDVVKAHKDLQGQVTKTPLQHSAALSAAAGADVWLKLECLQKTGSFKVRGALNKMASLSEEELAKGVITASAGNHAQGVAYAAALKGISALIVVPKTAPETKRAGIMRYGAELVVYGDNYDEAEAHAYQLAEETGRTFVHAFEDDHIIAGQGTVGLEALLEEPDFDTIIVPAGGGGLICGIATVAKAINPAIRVIGIQTHASPPWYYSFRAGHLVDVEYSDSLADGLHGGITQGNLELALKIVDDILLVEEEHVGQAMHWLAKEHHLMVEGSGAVGVAALLQGAVPGVAGKKVLNIVSGSNVDAGKLAKLIERYQ encoded by the coding sequence ATGTTATCCGTTTCTTTTTTGGACGTTGTGAAAGCACATAAGGATTTGCAAGGACAGGTGACGAAAACGCCGCTGCAGCATTCCGCCGCGCTGTCCGCAGCAGCGGGAGCGGACGTCTGGCTGAAGCTGGAGTGTCTGCAGAAGACCGGCTCCTTTAAAGTGCGGGGAGCCCTGAATAAAATGGCCTCCCTGAGCGAAGAGGAGCTGGCAAAGGGCGTGATTACGGCATCTGCCGGGAATCACGCCCAAGGCGTGGCGTATGCGGCCGCCCTGAAGGGGATCTCGGCTTTGATCGTCGTGCCCAAGACGGCACCCGAGACCAAAAGAGCCGGCATCATGCGATACGGAGCCGAATTGGTCGTCTACGGAGACAACTACGATGAGGCCGAAGCCCATGCGTACCAGTTGGCCGAAGAGACCGGCCGAACCTTTGTCCATGCGTTCGAGGACGATCACATCATCGCCGGGCAGGGGACGGTTGGATTGGAAGCACTGCTGGAGGAGCCGGATTTTGATACGATCATCGTCCCTGCAGGCGGCGGCGGGCTGATCTGCGGGATTGCCACAGTGGCCAAAGCGATCAACCCGGCGATCAGAGTCATCGGGATTCAGACCCACGCTTCGCCGCCGTGGTATTACTCCTTCCGCGCCGGACATCTGGTCGACGTGGAGTACAGCGATTCCCTCGCCGACGGTCTGCACGGAGGCATTACCCAGGGGAATCTCGAGCTGGCGCTGAAGATCGTCGACGATATTCTGCTCGTCGAAGAAGAACATGTCGGACAGGCGATGCACTGGCTGGCGAAAGAGCATCATCTGATGGTAGAGGGCTCGGGAGCTGTCGGTGTCGCCGCTCTGCTGCAGGGGGCAGTCCCCGGAGTGGCGGGCAAAAAGGTGCTGAACATCGTCAGCGGCAGCAATGTCGATGCGGGCAAACTGGCGAAGCTGATCGAGAGGTACCAGTAA
- a CDS encoding mandelate racemase/muconate lactonizing enzyme family protein, which translates to MARIRSVDIYAIALPLIRPFIISYDSFHEMPTILVRLETEEGIVGYGEATPDEHVTGETYWSTIEVLKHHLGPAVLGEHPFALERIHAKMNQKVKGVPAAKAAIDIACHDLMGKLAGQPLYRLLGGPAHEELVIPYVMSILPPDVMAEEAKAAVADGYRTLKLKVGTDVPTDVARVRAVRQAVGPDIRLRVDVNQGWGYAAETLGALGQLADCHIDWIEQPVHADDLDGMADIRRQTAIPVMVDEGLLGDKEMRQIIQKNAADWINIKLMKCGGLYPAVRLIHQAEMAGIRTQIGSMVESAVATAAGAHLSLAKKNVWSNEMVGPRMFADDVADFPIAGDRIRLSESPGLGIDVQEEKIASLARIHIKLT; encoded by the coding sequence ATGGCGCGAATTCGTTCGGTGGACATCTACGCGATTGCGCTGCCGCTGATTCGTCCGTTTATCATTTCCTACGATTCCTTCCACGAGATGCCGACGATTCTGGTTCGCCTGGAAACCGAGGAGGGGATCGTGGGGTACGGCGAGGCTACCCCGGATGAGCATGTGACGGGAGAGACTTACTGGAGCACGATCGAAGTGCTCAAGCACCATCTGGGACCGGCCGTGCTGGGAGAGCATCCCTTTGCGCTGGAGCGGATTCACGCCAAGATGAACCAGAAGGTGAAGGGTGTGCCTGCGGCCAAGGCGGCCATCGACATCGCCTGCCATGATCTGATGGGCAAGCTGGCCGGACAGCCGCTCTACCGCCTGCTGGGAGGTCCCGCTCATGAGGAACTGGTAATCCCGTACGTCATGAGCATCCTGCCGCCTGATGTGATGGCTGAGGAAGCGAAGGCAGCCGTGGCTGACGGGTATCGGACCCTGAAGCTGAAAGTCGGAACCGATGTCCCGACGGATGTCGCCCGCGTCCGAGCTGTTCGTCAGGCGGTCGGGCCTGACATCAGGCTCCGCGTCGACGTCAATCAGGGCTGGGGCTATGCGGCCGAGACCCTAGGGGCGCTCGGGCAGCTGGCCGATTGCCACATCGACTGGATCGAGCAGCCCGTCCACGCCGACGATCTGGACGGGATGGCCGACATACGCCGCCAGACCGCGATTCCGGTCATGGTGGACGAGGGTCTCCTCGGAGACAAAGAGATGCGGCAGATCATTCAGAAGAATGCGGCCGATTGGATCAATATCAAGCTGATGAAATGCGGCGGTCTCTATCCGGCAGTTCGCCTGATTCACCAGGCGGAGATGGCGGGGATCCGGACGCAGATCGGCTCCATGGTGGAGTCTGCCGTGGCGACGGCGGCGGGGGCCCATCTCTCCCTGGCCAAGAAGAACGTCTGGTCCAATGAAATGGTCGGACCGCGCATGTTTGCCGACGATGTGGCGGACTTCCCGATCGCGGGGGACCGCATCCGGCTGAGCGAGTCGCCGGGGCTGGGCATCGACGTCCAGGAGGAGAAAATAGCCTCCCTGGCGCGCATTCACATAAAATTGACATAG
- a CDS encoding LysR family transcriptional regulator produces MELRNLKTFQVVAEHLNLTKAAEQLGYSQPTITLQIQALERELGHSLLNRVGKRTFLTPAGKVVLAHTEKLFSVMQLMEEELNHLNNPYGNLVVAAPEFYCTQYMPQMLKSYLEMHPQVNLQVISCSSQETLRRVSNHEADVGIIAGTCELPEVHARVVDLEEFALVATPDMVGERSFSEVLEQYPFLSYQEGCNLDSFISQCLSEINYAPPSVIKCTSEETIKRAVLNETGVAFLSTALVVAELRSGALVELHRFSQRAETSVICLDRRKEEAAIQTFTELVSDVWQSVRETQ; encoded by the coding sequence ATGGAGCTTCGTAATTTAAAGACCTTTCAGGTCGTCGCCGAACATCTGAATCTGACCAAAGCAGCCGAACAGCTGGGATACAGCCAACCGACCATCACGCTGCAAATCCAGGCATTGGAGCGGGAACTGGGCCACTCCTTGTTAAACCGGGTAGGAAAGCGCACCTTTCTCACGCCGGCGGGCAAGGTCGTCCTGGCGCACACGGAAAAATTGTTTTCCGTGATGCAGTTGATGGAGGAAGAGCTGAACCATCTCAATAATCCCTATGGCAATCTGGTCGTAGCTGCTCCCGAATTTTACTGTACGCAGTACATGCCGCAAATGCTGAAGTCCTATCTGGAAATGCATCCGCAGGTCAATTTGCAGGTGATCTCCTGCAGCAGCCAGGAGACGCTGCGGAGAGTAAGCAACCATGAGGCAGACGTGGGCATCATCGCCGGCACCTGCGAGCTGCCGGAGGTGCATGCCCGCGTAGTGGACCTGGAGGAGTTCGCCCTGGTCGCCACGCCCGACATGGTCGGAGAGCGCAGCTTTTCGGAGGTGCTGGAGCAGTATCCGTTCCTCTCTTACCAGGAGGGCTGCAATCTCGACAGCTTTATCAGCCAATGCCTGTCGGAAATCAATTACGCGCCGCCGTCTGTCATCAAGTGTACGAGCGAAGAGACGATCAAACGGGCCGTCCTCAACGAGACCGGCGTAGCCTTTCTCAGTACAGCGCTGGTCGTAGCCGAACTGCGCTCCGGGGCACTAGTGGAGCTCCACCGCTTCTCCCAGCGGGCAGAGACCTCGGTCATCTGTCTGGACCGGAGAAAAGAGGAAGCGGCGATCCAGACCTTTACCGAGCTGGTCTCGGATGTATGGCAATCGGTTCGGGAAACGCAATAA
- the ltrA gene encoding group II intron reverse transcriptase/maturase, whose translation MNASKLANYTDAKARQLWTTLYLCAKENPKRRFHALYDKVYRPDILAEAWRRVRANKGSGGVDGQTIERIVHEYGESKFLNEIYLDLKRKRYHPAPVRRTYIPKADGKQRPLGIPTIRDRVVQMATKMVIEPIFEADFKDCSYGFRPKRNAHQAIAQIRKASKQAYWVVDVDIKGYFDNINQEKLMKLVEQRISDRRVLKLIRKWLQAGVMEGVQFHETDWGTPQGGVISPLLANIYLNYMDTIWEKQFSHLGKLVRYADDFVVMCKTKKDALESIQVIKAIMSKLDLTLSKEKSRLINIWDNTAGFDFLGFHHRKFPVLIKGGKRIYVMSHIPSKKAMKEMRRKIKMYTEPRSKLYWPLHEVVQGLNRKLKGFKNYYSISTIAARWLNRIDWYVIERLTLFVNKKRNVRNKHSRVGEVMKATRGSLVKLAGEDYRMPKKEEHRKAV comes from the coding sequence GTGAATGCAAGTAAACTTGCTAACTACACCGATGCAAAAGCTCGACAACTTTGGACAACCCTATATCTTTGTGCCAAGGAAAATCCAAAACGGCGATTTCATGCTCTGTATGACAAGGTGTATCGTCCTGACATCCTCGCCGAAGCATGGCGCAGAGTGCGTGCCAACAAAGGAAGCGGCGGAGTGGACGGACAGACAATCGAAAGAATTGTACATGAATACGGAGAGAGTAAATTCCTCAATGAAATCTACCTCGACCTAAAGAGAAAACGGTACCATCCGGCACCAGTTCGACGCACGTACATTCCAAAAGCGGATGGGAAGCAAAGACCGCTTGGCATCCCGACGATACGAGATCGAGTTGTCCAAATGGCAACCAAAATGGTCATTGAGCCAATTTTCGAGGCGGACTTTAAAGATTGCTCATATGGATTCCGACCGAAACGAAATGCCCACCAGGCGATTGCACAAATCAGAAAAGCGAGCAAACAGGCATATTGGGTAGTTGATGTAGACATCAAGGGGTACTTTGACAACATCAATCAGGAGAAGCTGATGAAACTGGTTGAGCAAAGGATTTCGGACCGCAGAGTACTAAAACTGATTCGAAAATGGCTGCAAGCAGGTGTCATGGAAGGTGTACAGTTCCATGAAACGGATTGGGGAACTCCGCAAGGAGGAGTAATTTCGCCGCTGCTTGCGAACATTTACCTCAACTACATGGATACAATCTGGGAGAAACAATTTTCTCATCTTGGCAAATTAGTTCGATACGCCGATGATTTCGTGGTCATGTGCAAGACGAAAAAGGATGCCTTGGAAAGCATTCAGGTTATAAAGGCCATTATGAGCAAACTTGACCTGACTCTTAGCAAGGAAAAGTCTCGATTGATCAATATCTGGGACAACACCGCAGGCTTTGACTTCCTCGGTTTTCATCATCGAAAATTTCCCGTTCTCATTAAAGGTGGAAAAAGGATATATGTCATGTCACATATTCCAAGCAAGAAAGCAATGAAAGAAATGAGACGGAAAATTAAGATGTACACCGAACCGCGCAGCAAGTTGTACTGGCCGCTGCATGAGGTGGTACAAGGGCTTAATCGAAAGCTTAAGGGATTCAAGAACTACTATTCAATTTCAACTATAGCAGCAAGATGGTTAAACAGAATTGATTGGTATGTAATAGAAAGGCTGACGCTATTCGTTAACAAGAAAAGGAATGTGCGAAACAAGCATTCCAGGGTCGGGGAGGTAATGAAAGCCACACGGGGATCATTGGTGAAACTTGCCGGAGAGGACTACCGAATGCCAAAGAAAGAAGAGCATCGGAAAGCCGTATGA
- a CDS encoding MFS transporter: MNTQTTTVENHRQGLNRRLVTFLFLAGIFLGALDHGIVGPALSTIFTTFQVSSSWGVWSFTIYTLVFAISIPVLAKLSDRFGRKETFQFGIAAFALGSLIAALAPNFLVFLLGRAVQAVGAGGIFPITAAQIAATYPPEERGKAMGWIGIAFGSGTILGPLAGGWIISSWDWQWIFLINLPLSVIIFLLMGRYKPVQQTVKQPVDWMGIALLGGVIFSAMTGISSGNGWLLLIALALLLALVRIERKQTDPVLNVSYFTNPHSLFVLLASLVSGFVMAAANTLLPLYSETVLGLAKGASGVSIIPLAIATMTASLAGGILTDKWGASRVLLGGFLLTAISGLSLAFAVDGMILYLITIVLMGFGIGVIVGAPLNILILRAAAPREMGAAVGYVSLFRSMGSTLGPTVAGLMLDRFADGFSYLYSISALASLLGLLLIGALLKSRVEN; this comes from the coding sequence ATGAACACCCAAACAACTACGGTCGAAAATCACAGACAAGGACTGAATCGAAGACTCGTCACCTTCCTCTTTCTCGCCGGCATCTTCCTCGGCGCGCTGGATCACGGCATCGTCGGGCCCGCGCTCAGCACGATCTTTACGACCTTTCAGGTCAGCTCCTCCTGGGGCGTGTGGAGCTTTACGATATATACCCTGGTCTTCGCGATCAGCATCCCTGTGCTTGCCAAGCTCTCCGACCGATTTGGCCGGAAGGAGACCTTTCAGTTTGGCATCGCTGCTTTTGCTCTCGGTTCCCTGATCGCCGCTCTCGCTCCCAACTTTCTCGTCTTTTTGCTCGGACGAGCCGTTCAGGCTGTCGGTGCCGGCGGGATCTTCCCGATTACCGCAGCCCAAATCGCCGCTACCTACCCGCCGGAAGAGCGGGGGAAAGCGATGGGCTGGATCGGTATCGCCTTTGGCTCGGGGACGATACTCGGACCGCTGGCAGGCGGCTGGATCATTTCCTCCTGGGACTGGCAGTGGATATTCCTGATCAACCTGCCGCTCTCCGTCATCATCTTTCTGCTGATGGGCCGGTACAAACCCGTGCAGCAAACCGTGAAGCAGCCTGTAGACTGGATGGGCATTGCCCTTTTGGGCGGCGTGATCTTTTCGGCAATGACCGGCATTTCCAGCGGCAATGGCTGGCTCCTGCTGATCGCGCTCGCCCTGCTTCTCGCACTCGTTCGCATCGAAAGGAAACAGACCGATCCGGTTCTGAACGTCTCCTATTTTACGAACCCGCATTCTTTGTTCGTGCTTTTGGCTTCGCTCGTTTCGGGATTCGTGATGGCTGCGGCGAACACGCTGCTGCCTCTCTACTCCGAGACCGTTCTCGGACTGGCAAAAGGCGCAAGCGGCGTCAGCATTATCCCGCTGGCCATCGCCACCATGACCGCTTCTTTGGCTGGCGGCATCCTGACCGACAAATGGGGCGCCTCTCGCGTGCTCCTGGGCGGCTTCCTGCTCACCGCGATCAGCGGTCTGTCTCTCGCCTTTGCTGTTGACGGAATGATTCTCTACCTGATCACGATCGTCCTGATGGGCTTTGGCATCGGCGTTATCGTCGGCGCCCCCCTGAACATCCTGATTCTCCGTGCCGCAGCCCCCCGGGAGATGGGAGCGGCTGTCGGCTACGTAAGCCTGTTTCGGTCGATGGGCTCTACCCTCGGGCCAACGGTTGCCGGATTGATGCTGGACCGGTTTGCCGACGGGTTTTCCTACCTGTACAGCATCAGCGCGCTCGCTTCTCTGCTCGGTCTGCTGTTGATCGGCGCCCTTCTCAAAAGTAGAGTAGAGAACTGA
- a CDS encoding ROK family transcriptional regulator, with product MRSSKRTGSSQLVKKWNKEEILQQVIAHGQISRADISKHTRLSRPCVSALVEEMMREGLLQEVGRGDSRGGRKPILLEYNYRAYAIAGAVFDGLTLEMAVADLKGKFLVRYQKRLPQPANGELVMEALAQGFEEMMRECSLESERFLGIGVGLPGVTQRGSGTVSYSPSTGWMGSPIQQTIEERLGLPVIIDNDVNMMTLGEYVRGVGVGYSSVVYLYVGTGIGSGIILDGQFYRGSREAAGEIGFMMIGPEPARRDDASGVFETHYAAPGIMNKAKGFLSDLQVGSSVIEALIRCAKEEQAEAARLLDEVYRHWAYSMANIASILNPELLILSGEMVHIDDEGVKRIQDWLCEWVPVAPELKRASLGEQAGLIGAVHSVLEAFPSTRLLDR from the coding sequence GTGCGCTCTTCCAAAAGAACTGGCAGCAGCCAACTGGTCAAAAAGTGGAACAAGGAGGAGATCTTGCAGCAGGTGATTGCCCATGGCCAAATCTCCCGTGCTGACATTTCCAAGCATACGCGGCTGAGCCGTCCCTGCGTCTCCGCGCTCGTCGAGGAGATGATGCGGGAGGGACTGCTGCAGGAGGTGGGCAGGGGCGACTCCCGCGGCGGCCGCAAGCCGATATTGCTGGAGTACAACTATCGGGCGTATGCCATCGCGGGAGCGGTATTTGATGGCTTGACGCTGGAGATGGCAGTCGCCGACCTGAAAGGAAAGTTCTTGGTCCGGTACCAGAAAAGACTGCCGCAGCCAGCCAACGGAGAGCTGGTGATGGAAGCATTGGCTCAGGGATTCGAGGAGATGATGCGGGAGTGCAGCCTGGAGAGCGAGCGGTTTCTCGGGATCGGCGTCGGACTTCCCGGCGTGACGCAGCGGGGCAGCGGCACGGTCAGTTACTCGCCCAGCACAGGCTGGATGGGTTCGCCGATTCAGCAGACGATCGAGGAGCGGCTGGGCTTGCCGGTCATTATCGACAACGACGTGAATATGATGACGCTGGGCGAGTACGTCCGCGGCGTGGGGGTGGGCTATTCGAGCGTCGTCTATCTCTACGTCGGCACAGGGATCGGCTCCGGGATCATTTTGGATGGACAGTTTTACCGGGGCAGCCGGGAAGCGGCCGGGGAGATCGGCTTTATGATGATCGGTCCCGAGCCGGCCAGGAGAGACGATGCGTCCGGCGTCTTTGAGACCCATTACGCCGCTCCCGGCATCATGAACAAGGCAAAGGGATTTCTCTCTGACCTTCAGGTGGGTTCGAGTGTCATAGAAGCGCTGATTCGCTGCGCGAAGGAGGAACAGGCGGAAGCAGCCAGGCTCCTGGATGAGGTGTACCGCCACTGGGCGTACAGCATGGCCAATATCGCCAGCATCCTCAATCCGGAGCTCTTGATCCTGAGCGGGGAGATGGTCCATATCGATGACGAAGGGGTGAAGCGGATACAAGACTGGCTGTGCGAGTGGGTGCCTGTCGCGCCAGAGCTGAAAAGGGCCAGTCTGGGAGAGCAGGCAGGCTTGATCGGTGCCGTCCACAGTGTTTTAGAGGCATTCCCGTCCACACGTCTGCTGGACAGGTAG
- a CDS encoding extracellular solute-binding protein, producing the protein MRGIFASSLALAVAACSGGGQEAKPADGNPGAQPAPSGETKPAEPEGDQKLIIYTARDKNIFEIVIPKFNEKYPNIEVETLEMGAQQILERVRAEKANPQADFWWGGTQSALSTAADEGLLEAYKPTFADKIPDLYKDPQDRWYGEMLLPEVIMYNSDALKPEEAPQDWDELLDPKFKDKIVIRNVLPSGTMRTIYSAMIYRQGPDTPEKGYEWLLKLDANTKEYTQDPTNLYLKLDRQEGVISLWNLQDVLIQSKQNNHPYDFIYPKSGAPILVDGVALVKGAKNAEAAKKFYEFLFSPEIAAQLAKERFQFPSRTDISKDDLPDFMKNLELKPLELDWGVMAQKEKEWMQYWDENIKGKGKK; encoded by the coding sequence ATGCGCGGCATTTTTGCCAGCTCACTGGCCCTGGCCGTGGCCGCTTGCTCCGGCGGCGGTCAGGAGGCAAAGCCCGCTGACGGAAATCCCGGCGCACAGCCGGCACCGAGCGGCGAGACGAAGCCTGCCGAACCGGAGGGCGACCAGAAGCTGATCATTTACACGGCCCGCGACAAAAACATCTTCGAAATCGTCATCCCCAAATTCAATGAAAAGTACCCGAACATCGAAGTGGAAACGCTGGAGATGGGGGCGCAGCAGATTCTGGAGCGGGTCCGGGCGGAAAAAGCCAACCCGCAGGCCGACTTCTGGTGGGGCGGCACCCAGTCGGCTTTGAGCACGGCAGCGGATGAAGGCTTGCTGGAGGCATACAAGCCCACGTTTGCCGACAAGATCCCCGATCTGTACAAAGATCCGCAGGACCGCTGGTACGGGGAGATGCTGCTGCCCGAGGTGATCATGTACAATTCCGACGCGCTGAAGCCGGAAGAAGCGCCCCAGGATTGGGATGAGCTGCTCGATCCCAAATTCAAGGATAAAATCGTCATCCGCAACGTCCTCCCCTCCGGCACGATGCGAACCATCTACTCCGCGATGATTTACCGCCAAGGCCCCGACACCCCGGAAAAGGGCTATGAGTGGCTGCTCAAGCTGGATGCCAACACCAAGGAATACACCCAGGACCCGACTAACCTCTATCTCAAGCTGGACCGTCAGGAAGGCGTCATCTCCCTGTGGAATTTGCAGGATGTGCTGATTCAGAGCAAGCAGAACAATCACCCGTATGACTTCATCTATCCGAAGAGCGGCGCGCCGATTCTCGTCGACGGCGTCGCCCTGGTAAAAGGGGCGAAGAACGCCGAAGCCGCCAAGAAGTTCTACGAATTCCTGTTCAGCCCGGAAATCGCGGCGCAGCTCGCCAAGGAACGCTTCCAGTTCCCTTCCCGCACGGACATCAGCAAAGACGATCTCCCCGACTTCATGAAAAACCTGGAGCTGAAGCCGCTGGAGCTGGATTGGGGCGTCATGGCGCAAAAGGAAAAAGAGTGGATGCAGTACTGGGACGAGAACATCAAGGGCAAAGGCAAGAAGTAA